CTCTTGGAAATCCAGAAGTTCTGCCTGTTCAGCTTCACGAGCTGCGGCTGGTTCTTCAACGATATCGAGGGCCTTGAACCCGTACAGAACATGCGCTACGCCCTGCGTGCCATGGAACTGCTGGAACCGTTTCTGCCGTTCGGGCACAACATCAAGAGCGAGGTGCTGAGTATCCTTGCCCGCGCCACGAGTAACGAACACAAGTGGAACGGAGCCGAGGTCTTTACGCGCTACGCCGAAGACGCGGTCCCCGTAATCCTCAAGGAGATGGCCGAACGCGCCGCGATATTCCACCTGGAACTCGAACAGGATTCCGACAACACGAACTCCCGCATGAAGGCCGAGAAGATTTCTAGCCGCAGGCGCCAGACACTCGTGCGCGTAACCTACGAAGACAAGTTTATCGGCGAAAAGCGCGAGACGACAAACCTCGTGATTACCGACGCCCTCGGGCGCGTGAACATCGTGGTGGCGATGGGGAGCATCGAGGAGAACGGCCTCAAGTTCGTGGAAAACCCGAATATGGGGACCATCGAACTCAGGAACCTGTTCCCGACCGCCTACGTGGTGCGTATGCGCGACCTCATGAGCGACTCGCTGCAGACCATCAACAAGCGCAGCACGCAGAAACACCTTGCGAGCCTCACAGAATCGTTCTCGAGTTTCGCGCTGAATCACGGCATCTCCATCGACAGCCTTGCCGACCCCGACCACACGCTGCCCGACACCATGCGAAAGATTCTCTCGCTCGAACTCAACGCCCGCATTCACCACGAGGCGCTCAAGCTGCTCGAAGGTCCGGACTCTAACCTCGTGAAGGAAATCCAGGGGCTCATGGACGAGGCGAACAGGCTCGACACGAACCCGAGTTTCGGCGGTACGGGCCGTATGTTCTTCCGCAAGCTGAGTGCCCTCATCGACGACGTTTACGCCAAGATCGACGAATCTACGGTCAAGTATATAACCGACCTCATCACGGTTGCCGACTGGCTCAAGCTCGGCATCGACAAGACGAGCCTCGAAAACAAGGTATTCAAGATTTACAAGCAGTTCAAGGAAGACCCGAAGGGCAAACTTGCTGCACTCAAGCCCATGTTCGGCTGGCTCAACTTCGAGGTGGACAATGTATAGGAAGTCCAGCAAACCGCTCATTTCCGCACAGGAGATAAACGAGCGACTGGACACGCTCGGCAAGGACGTTGCCGCGTTCGGGTGCGATATCGTAATCACCGTGCTTTCGGGCGGATTCATTTTCAGCGCCGATATCTGCAAGCGAATCGCGTCGCCGAAACTGCAACTCGCCTTCATACGGGCATCTAGTTATGGCAGCGGCACCGAATCGAGCGGGAACCTCAAAATCACGGGGCTCGAGAACATGGATATCCGCGGCAAGAAGGTGCTCGTGATAGACGACATTCTCGATACCGGCAACACGATGTTCGGAATCAAGCAGGCCCTTGCCGGCATGGGCGCGAAGGAAATCAAGACCTGCGTGCTGCTCGACAAGCCCGCCCGCCGTACCGCGGACATAACCGCCGACTTCGCGGGTTTCGAGGTAGAAAACAAGTTTGTCGTGGGCTACGGGCTCGACTACGCGGGCGACTACCGCACATTCCCCGAAATCTGGACGATGGAGGAAGACGATGGCAAGTAACGATTTTGAAGACGTCAGGCTGCATGCCACACAGACATTCGAAGCCGTTGAACGCAGCTACAACAAGATAAGCCGCGGCAAGCGATTCCTTATCAACGCTGCCGTGTGCCTCCTGTTCTTCATTGCGGGCTTTATCGTGAGCAAGGTCATAAACGACGTGCCCTCGCAGGGAATAATCGAGAAGGTGGCCGCGCAGCCCGACCTCAAGAACAAGTGCAAGGGCCGTTACGACCGCCCGATGGAATACGCCATCATGCACGAATGCGTGTTCGCGAAGGGTACGCCTTCCGATGACCTGAAACTCGTGCAGCGCATCAACTACTGCACCTGCGCTCTCCAGAACGTGCAGGCCCGCAAGCCCTACCAGAAGATGTTCGAGAATAACCTGGTCGACTTTACCTTCAAGATTCGCGAAGAGAACCTGTGCCAGGAAGAAAAGAACATCCCGGTGCTAGACAGCAACGACGCGGAGAAGTAGCAGACAGGCGGGGCGGGCGGTTGCACGATGAATACAAACTTGCAAAAAGCGGTTGACGGAACCCGCATCACTCCGGCGGAAGCGCTCGATATCTTGAAAAACACCCCGTGGACTGAAGTGGTGGAAGCGGGAGACGCGATTCGCAGGCGCATGAACCCCGGAAACCGCGTGGGCTATACCGCGTTCCGCATCGTGAACTACACGAACGTGTGCGAGGTGACCTGCAGTTTTTGCAGTTTTTGCAGGCCGGCGCATAGCAAAGAAGCGTACGTGCTTAGTTTGGACGAAATCCGCCGGAAGACTCTTGAAGCGAAGGCGAAGGGTGCCGACCAGATTTTTTTGCAGGGGGGCGTGAACAAGGAAATTCCCCTGAGTTATTACACCGACGTGCTGAAGATGCTCTCGCAGGAAATGGGCGTGAAGGTGCGCGGTTTTTCGCCGGTGGAACTCGTGCGCATCGCGGAATTCAACAACATGCCACTCGACGAACTGCTCGACGTGCTGAAGGAAGCGGGCCTGAGTTCCGTTCCGGGAGCAGGCGCCGAAATCTTAAGCGACCGTATGCGCCAGATGCTGAGCCCGCGGAAACTTACCGCAAGGCAGTGGTGCGATACACTCGCCGCCTGCCACAGGAAGGGACTCCCCGGGAGCGCGAACATCGTCTTCGGGAGCATCGAGACCGCAGAAGAAATCATCGAGCACCTGAACTACGTGCGGAGCACGCAGGACAGGGCGCCGGACGCCGCCCACGGATTCAAGAGTTTCGTGGTATGGACGTTCCAGCCGCAGACCGACAAGTTCCCCATCCGGCACGTGCGCGGCGACGAATACCTCAAGCTGCTCGCGCTCAGCCGCATATTCCTCGACAACATCCCGCATATCGAGGTTTCGCTCCTCGGGATGGGCCTCTCTCTCGGGGAACTCGGGCTCCATGCCGGCGCCGATGACATCAACAGCATCGTGATAGAAGAAAACGTCCTGCAAAATCACGGCCTCACCACCATCGAGGCGGCAGAAAAGTTCATTACCGACGCCGGTTTTACCCCTTACCGGCGCAGTCTGAACTTCGACTGACGTTGCCGCGACCCTCGCATTTAGCTATATTTGACCGCGCTCGGGCAATTTCGCCCGGGTAAAACCAATCACCGGTTTGCGAGAGTCGCTTCGGTGGCGCGGTCCTGGGCCTGAGGTTCACCCCAAGTCAGGGCATCGCTTCGCGGCTTATTTGCATGCCGGGTAGTAACAACCGAAAAGGAATACATTATGGCAAATCTGCCTTCCGTTGAAGATCTGCTTGCAGCAGGCTCCCACTTTGGTCACCAGACTCAGCGCTGGAACCCGAAAATGAAACCCTACATCTTGGCTGAAAAGAACGGCATCTACGTTCTCAACCTGTCCAAGACTCGCGACCTCCTCGAAGAAGCCGCCAAGGCCGCCGCCAAGATTTCTGAATCTGGCAAGACCGTGCTCTTCGTTGGCACCAAGCCGACTGCTCGTCAGTGCGTGCTCGACGCCGCTGCCGCTTGCAACCAGTTCTCCGTTACCAACCGCTGGCTCGGCGGTATGCTCACCAACTTCCAGACGGTCCGCAAGTCCATCAAGAAGATCGACAAGATCGACGCCATGGAAAACGACGGTACGTTCCAGGCCCTCTCCAAGAAGGAAGTGCTCGACAAGAACCGCGAACGCGAAAAGCTCCTTTCCGTGTTCGGTGGCATCCGTGAAATGGTGAACCTTCCGGGTCTCCTGGTCGTGACCGACCTCGCCCACGAAAAGATTGCCGTGGCCGAAGCCCGTCGCCTTCACATTCCTATCATCGGCATCTGCGACACGAACGTCGATCCGACCCTCGTGGATTACCCCGTGCCGGCTAACGACGACGCCGTGAAGTCCATCAAGCTCATTGTGGACTACATCGCCGCCAACGTCAAGGCCCGCGTCGCCAACGACAAGAAGGCCGACAAGGAAGAACCCAAGAAGTTCGACAACGGCGAGGACAAGTAATATGCAGATTACCGCTTCCCTCGTTAACGAACTCCGCCAGAAGACTGGCGTGGGCATGATGCAGTGCAAGAAGGCCCTCACCGAGACTGACGGTGACATGGACAAGGCCGTCGAGCTCCTCCGCAAGCAGGGTGCCGCCGTCGCTGCAAAGCGCGCCGACAAGGCTGCCAAGGAAGGCCGCATCTACCTCGTGGAAACTGCCGACAAGGCTGCTGCGTTCGAACTCTCTTGCGAAACCGAACCGGTTTCCAACAACGATGACTTCGTCGCTCTCGCGAACCTCGCCGTGAAGGCAGTCGAGACCCAGGCTATCTCCTCCGTCGAAGACCTCAAGAACGCTGTCGTCGACGGCGTGAAGATTGCCGACCGCCTCGCCGACGTTCTCGTGAAGATCCAGGAAAACATCGACTTCCGCAAGTTCGGCGAACTCAAGAAGGTCCCGAATTCCGTGTTCGGTGTTTACAGCCACATGAAGGGCAAGATCGGTGTGATTACCGAACTCGCATTCGAAGGCTCTGCCGACGAAGCCGCCCTCAAGGCTGCCGCCAAGGACATCGCTATGCAGGCTGCCGCATTTGCTCCGGTTGCCCTGAACGATGCTTCCGTCCCGGCCGAAACGATCGAGAAGGAAAAGGAAATTGCCAAGGCTCAGATCGAAGCTTCTGGCAAGCAGACCAAGCCTGAGTTCATGCAGCGCCAGATCGATGGCCGCGTGGCTAAGGTCCTCAAGGAAATCGTTCTCGAAGATCAGGAATTCTTCATGTCCGAAAAGAACCCGAAGAAGCTCAGCGTCAAGGACTACCTCCAGGAAGTCGTCGCCAAGCAGCTCGGTCTTTCCAGCCTGAAGGTCGTGAACTTCATCCGCTTCGAACGCGGTAACTAGTTTGGACTTCGTCCTCGCGTAGAGGGCTTCATCCTCGCACAAAGGGTGTCATCCTCGCACAAAGGGTGTCATCCTCGCGAAGGCGAGGATCTTCAAACTTTAAATAGGTCGTCCCACCCGGGGCGGCCAGTTTTTTTACTGAGATGTCGTTTTTGGTGATGTTATTTTATACGAAATGTGGCACACCCAGGTCCGTATCGCCTTCCTTTACTCTTGCGAGAATCTCGAGGCCGGTCATGTCGTGCATCATGGCGATGTTGTCGTCTTCCATTTCGAGGTTCCCGCTCATGCCGTAGCGGTTCACGATTATCCCGCGAACGGAAATGCCTCGCGACCTGGCGTATTCTACCGTCAGTACGCAGGCGTTTATGGAGCCGAGGGCTGCCGTTGTCACGATGAGCAGCGGGAGCCCGAGCGCCTTCATGATATCTTCGAGGAATATTCTTTGCGGGGCGATGGCTTGGTCGTTTGTTGCGCGAGATGCACAAGATGCGCCTGCATCGTAACGGATGGGGCAGATGATTCCGCCCGAGCCTTCCGCGAATATGAATTCGTGACGGGAAAGCGCCGCCTCGAAGTCGGCGGTAACCTTCGCGAGTTCCACGGGGTTGCCTTCCTTGCGGGCGGCAAGGTGCGGGGAAACCGCCTCCCTGTAGACATAGCTCACGAGCTGCTCCTGCGTGTCGGGGAGATTTGCTATGCGTTTCACGTAATCGGCATCGCCCGCAATCCATTTGCCG
This genomic interval from Fibrobacter sp. UWR3 contains the following:
- the hpt gene encoding hypoxanthine phosphoribosyltransferase codes for the protein MYRKSSKPLISAQEINERLDTLGKDVAAFGCDIVITVLSGGFIFSADICKRIASPKLQLAFIRASSYGSGTESSGNLKITGLENMDIRGKKVLVIDDILDTGNTMFGIKQALAGMGAKEIKTCVLLDKPARRTADITADFAGFEVENKFVVGYGLDYAGDYRTFPEIWTMEEDDGK
- a CDS encoding CofH family radical SAM protein, giving the protein MNTNLQKAVDGTRITPAEALDILKNTPWTEVVEAGDAIRRRMNPGNRVGYTAFRIVNYTNVCEVTCSFCSFCRPAHSKEAYVLSLDEIRRKTLEAKAKGADQIFLQGGVNKEIPLSYYTDVLKMLSQEMGVKVRGFSPVELVRIAEFNNMPLDELLDVLKEAGLSSVPGAGAEILSDRMRQMLSPRKLTARQWCDTLAACHRKGLPGSANIVFGSIETAEEIIEHLNYVRSTQDRAPDAAHGFKSFVVWTFQPQTDKFPIRHVRGDEYLKLLALSRIFLDNIPHIEVSLLGMGLSLGELGLHAGADDINSIVIEENVLQNHGLTTIEAAEKFITDAGFTPYRRSLNFD
- the rpsB gene encoding 30S ribosomal protein S2, producing MANLPSVEDLLAAGSHFGHQTQRWNPKMKPYILAEKNGIYVLNLSKTRDLLEEAAKAAAKISESGKTVLFVGTKPTARQCVLDAAAACNQFSVTNRWLGGMLTNFQTVRKSIKKIDKIDAMENDGTFQALSKKEVLDKNREREKLLSVFGGIREMVNLPGLLVVTDLAHEKIAVAEARRLHIPIIGICDTNVDPTLVDYPVPANDDAVKSIKLIVDYIAANVKARVANDKKADKEEPKKFDNGEDK
- the tsf gene encoding translation elongation factor Ts; the encoded protein is MQITASLVNELRQKTGVGMMQCKKALTETDGDMDKAVELLRKQGAAVAAKRADKAAKEGRIYLVETADKAAAFELSCETEPVSNNDDFVALANLAVKAVETQAISSVEDLKNAVVDGVKIADRLADVLVKIQENIDFRKFGELKKVPNSVFGVYSHMKGKIGVITELAFEGSADEAALKAAAKDIAMQAAAFAPVALNDASVPAETIEKEKEIAKAQIEASGKQTKPEFMQRQIDGRVAKVLKEIVLEDQEFFMSEKNPKKLSVKDYLQEVVAKQLGLSSLKVVNFIRFERGN
- the bioD gene encoding dethiobiotin synthase — its product is MALKNHSSFASRLSSKPKGYFVTATGTDVGKTFITALLVKKWRDSGIDAGYYKAALSGAELRDGKWIAGDADYVKRIANLPDTQEQLVSYVYREAVSPHLAARKEGNPVELAKVTADFEAALSRHEFIFAEGSGGIICPIRYDAGASCASRATNDQAIAPQRIFLEDIMKALGLPLLIVTTAALGSINACVLTVEYARSRGISVRGIIVNRYGMSGNLEMEDDNIAMMHDMTGLEILARVKEGDTDLGVPHFV